The following DNA comes from Chloroflexota bacterium.
AGTCTATACTGGAATCAGGCAAACACCAGAAATGATAGTTGAGGCAGCAGTACAAGAGGATGTTGATGTTGTCGGTTTAAGTATTCTTTCCGGTGCGCACTTGGAACTTTTCCCACCAATTGTGGAAGGGCTTAAGAAGAAGGGAAGGACTGATGTTTTACTTGTTGCCGGTGGCATTATACCAGACGAGGATATCCCCGCATT
Coding sequences within:
- a CDS encoding cobalamin B12-binding domain-containing protein, coding for MAEEAKIRVLVAKPGLDGHDRGAKVVARALRDAGMEVVYTGIRQTPEMIVEAAVQEDVDVVGLSILSGAHLELFPPIVEGLKKKGRTDVLLVAGGIIPDEDIPALQKIGIKAIFGPGTPTPKIIEFIRSELTGKNN